In a genomic window of Longimicrobiales bacterium:
- the rpmA gene encoding 50S ribosomal protein L27, whose translation MAHKKGVGSTRNGRDSNPQYLGVKRYGGEEVAAGNILVRQRGTRFHPGRNVGKGRDDTLFALVDGVVKFERYDRKRTQVSVYPAA comes from the coding sequence GAAGGGGGTCGGCTCCACCCGGAACGGCCGCGATTCGAATCCGCAGTACCTGGGCGTCAAGCGCTATGGTGGTGAGGAAGTCGCGGCGGGCAACATCCTGGTGCGGCAGCGCGGCACCAGGTTCCACCCGGGCCGCAACGTCGGGAAGGGCCGCGACGACACGCTCTTCGCGCTGGTCGACGGCGTGGTGAAGTTCGAGCGCTACGACCGCAAGCGCACGCAGGTGTCGGTCTATCCGGCTGCCTGA